The Brassica napus cultivar Da-Ae unplaced genomic scaffold, Da-Ae ScsIHWf_2796;HRSCAF=3570, whole genome shotgun sequence genome window below encodes:
- the LOC106431872 gene encoding uncharacterized protein LOC106431872, whose translation MRHHLIEGLKDQYMTIESPLDLWNALKHRYDHQKMVLLPKARHDWMHLRFMDFKSVDEYNSALFKIVSILRLCGEEVSDVMMLEKTYTTFNQSNSVLQQHGARPVGTAPLPEAHDVERKYPKETNYAQDNRKPYGQGRGGYRGRRRDNHNGRDNSSAGRRGNHHNRGRGSNYGRGRGSYGRGRGGISKPSYTSKSLCHRCGMDNHWAKNCRTPKHLCELYQESIKNKNPEANMIQENDQDDKGYDADNESDRDSKDDQMDFETSDCLKD comes from the exons atgcgccatcatctcattgaaggtcttaAGGATCAGTACATGACAATTGAGAGTCCACTCGATCTTTGGAATGCTTTAAAGCACAGATACGATCACCAAAagatggtgttgcttccaaaggctagaCACGACTGGATGCATCTCAGATTCATGGACtttaagtccgtggatgagtatAATTCAGCCTTATTCAAAATCGTTTCTATACTAAGGCTGTGTGGTGAAGAAGTGTCCGATGTGatgatgcttgaaaagacctaTACGACTTTCAACCAGTCGAATTCTGTGTTGCAGCAGCA TGGAGCAAGGCCGGTCGGGACAGCACCATTACCCGAAGCCCATGATGTGGAAAGGAAATATCCCAAAGAAACCAACTACGCCCAAGACAACAGGAAACCATACGGTCAAGGCCGTGGTGGGTACAGGGGACGTAGACGTGACAATCATAACGGTAGAGATAACTCCTCAGCCGGCCGAAGGGGAAACCAccataaccgtggtcgtggttccaattacggtCGGGGTCGAGGGAGTTATGGCCGTGGacgaggtggcatatccaaaccatcttacacgtccaaGTCTTTATGTCACAGATGCGGGATGGacaaccattgggccaagaactgtAGAACTCCAAAGCACTTGTGCgaactctatcaagagagtatcaagaacaagaacccggaggcaaaTATGATCCAAGAGAACGATCAAGATGACAAGGGATATGATGCTGATAATGAATCCGACAGGGACAGCAAAGATGACCAAATGGATTTTGAGACGTCTGACTGTCTAAAGGACTAG